A genomic segment from Methanoplanus limicola DSM 2279 encodes:
- a CDS encoding sensor histidine kinase, with the protein MENISLLLVEDEDVVALPLEKTLQSMGYTITGRVKSGEDAIKHLEGSYPDLIMMDIHLDGEMDGIEAAEAILSRYEIPVIYITADSDRDTLERVKRTAPFGYILKPFSPESLNLGIDIAIYRHRMEKELEEKNRELDAFTYSVSHDLRAPVRNISRYAELLLEDSKTSEENAEYVKRILFATEKMDGMIDGFLTLSRLGRSELKPEKISLDEISNQIVNNLKESEPTRKVRVSVEPGITNFADKKLISIALENMISNAWKYTGKVENPEIEIGTVNREGRVLYIKDNGAGFSPEKSEDIFIPFRRMHSESDFPGTGIGLASARKIIDRHGGKIWAESEPEKGTTFYMALP; encoded by the coding sequence ATGGAAAATATCTCACTATTACTTGTAGAAGACGAAGACGTGGTGGCTCTGCCTCTCGAAAAAACCCTGCAGTCAATGGGTTATACCATAACCGGCAGGGTTAAATCAGGAGAAGATGCCATAAAACATCTTGAAGGCTCATATCCTGACCTCATAATGATGGATATACACCTTGACGGTGAGATGGACGGCATAGAGGCTGCCGAAGCAATATTATCCCGGTATGAAATTCCGGTGATATACATAACCGCAGACTCAGACCGCGACACTCTCGAACGGGTAAAAAGAACAGCACCGTTTGGCTACATACTAAAGCCCTTCTCACCTGAAAGCCTAAACCTCGGCATTGACATAGCAATCTACCGGCACAGGATGGAGAAGGAACTTGAAGAGAAGAACCGCGAACTTGACGCCTTCACCTACTCAGTATCACACGACTTAAGGGCACCGGTAAGAAACATATCACGCTATGCAGAACTCCTCCTCGAAGATTCCAAAACGAGCGAAGAGAACGCAGAATATGTAAAAAGGATACTTTTCGCAACCGAAAAGATGGACGGGATGATAGACGGATTTTTAACACTGTCACGTCTCGGACGGTCAGAGCTTAAGCCTGAAAAGATCTCACTGGACGAGATCTCAAATCAGATTGTCAATAACCTGAAAGAATCCGAACCGACAAGGAAAGTCAGGGTGAGTGTCGAGCCGGGTATAACAAATTTCGCCGATAAAAAACTGATCTCAATTGCACTTGAAAATATGATAAGCAATGCCTGGAAATATACGGGAAAGGTAGAAAACCCGGAGATTGAGATCGGGACAGTGAACAGAGAAGGCAGAGTATTATATATAAAAGACAACGGGGCAGGTTTTTCACCGGAAAAATCTGAGGATATATTCATACCATTCAGGCGGATGCACAGTGAATCGGACTTTCCCGGAACGGGCATCGGTCTTGCATCTGCCAGAAAGATCATTGACAGGCACGGCGGGAAGATATGGGCGGAAAGTGAACCGGAAAAGGGCACAACCTTCTATATGGCACTGCCATAA
- a CDS encoding Rpn family recombination-promoting nuclease/putative transposase yields MLRRNFPPEITTPDGSFIMSPKNDFAFRLLFGDEKNKEITIAFLRAMLHIPVKDIKIKDPFLLKQVSGDKTGILDIRIVLDSGVQVDVEIQLTDHPAIRERVLYYLSRLYSSQISAGDGYHLLKKTISLVILDYNLFEIEPMHTMFRLYDRKNEIELTDVLEVHIVELPKLKYDGRQHKNDPEIPWLMFLNAATKEELIMAAEAEPKVAKAYERLLDMSEDEESRRAYEERITEIIEVDLRMHAAEERGEKRGREEGIEVGEEIGEIKKGISAAKKMISLGMDDETIIKVTELPAEKIAQLRSEAEAEPEPETESESESKSK; encoded by the coding sequence ATGTTAAGACGCAATTTTCCCCCTGAAATTACAACGCCTGACGGTTCTTTCATTATGTCGCCGAAGAACGACTTTGCCTTTCGGCTGCTCTTTGGCGATGAGAAGAATAAAGAGATCACAATAGCCTTTCTAAGGGCCATGCTTCATATTCCGGTCAAGGACATAAAGATTAAAGACCCCTTCCTCTTAAAGCAGGTTTCCGGAGATAAGACCGGGATACTGGATATCCGGATTGTTCTTGATTCCGGAGTGCAGGTGGATGTGGAGATCCAGTTAACTGACCATCCGGCAATCCGGGAGAGAGTCTTATATTATCTCTCAAGACTGTATTCATCACAGATCTCAGCCGGAGATGGTTATCACCTGCTTAAGAAGACTATTTCCCTGGTTATTCTCGATTACAATCTCTTTGAGATTGAACCGATGCATACTATGTTCAGGCTTTATGACCGGAAGAATGAGATAGAATTAACTGATGTTTTGGAAGTTCACATTGTTGAACTGCCAAAACTTAAGTATGATGGTAGACAACATAAGAACGATCCGGAAATACCGTGGCTGATGTTTCTTAATGCAGCAACAAAGGAGGAATTAATAATGGCCGCAGAAGCTGAACCCAAAGTCGCGAAGGCGTATGAACGCTTACTTGATATGAGTGAAGATGAAGAGAGCAGAAGGGCATATGAAGAGAGAATAACCGAGATAATCGAGGTCGATCTCAGGATGCATGCAGCTGAGGAGAGAGGAGAAAAGAGAGGAAGAGAAGAAGGAATAGAGGTAGGAGAGGAGATCGGAGAGATAAAGAAAGGTATTAGTGCCGCCAAAAAAATGATCTCACTTGGAATGGATGACGAGACCATAATTAAAGTGACCGAACTTCCGGCAGAAAAAATAGCTCAGCTCAGATCTGAAGCTGAAGCTGAACCTGAACCTGAAACAGAATCGGAATCGGAATCAAAATCGAAATGA
- a CDS encoding Rpn family recombination-promoting nuclease/putative transposase, whose amino-acid sequence MLRRNFPPEITTPDGSFIMSPKNDFAFRLLFGDEKNKDITIAFLRAMLHIPVKDIKIKDPFLLKQVSGDKTGILDIRIVLDSGVQVDVEIQLTDHPAIRERVLYYLSRLYSSQISAGDGYHLLKKTISLVILDYNLFEIEPMHTMFRLYDRKNEIELTDVLEVHIVELPKLKYDGRQHKNDPEIPWLMFLNAATKEELIMAAEAEPKVAKAYDRLRDMSEDEESRRAYEERITEIIEVDLRMHAAEERGEKRGREEGREEGREEGIEVGEEIGEIKKGISAAKKMISLGMDDETIIKVTELPAEKIAQLRSEAESEPKNESE is encoded by the coding sequence ATGTTAAGACGCAATTTTCCCCCTGAAATTACAACGCCTGACGGTTCTTTCATCATGTCTCCAAAGAACGACTTTGCCTTTCGGCTGCTCTTTGGCGATGAGAAGAATAAAGATATCACAATAGCCTTTCTAAGGGCAATGCTTCATATTCCGGTCAAAGACATAAAGATTAAAGACCCCTTCCTCTTAAAGCAGGTTTCCGGAGATAAGACCGGGATACTGGATATCCGGATTGTTCTTGATTCCGGAGTTCAGGTTGATGTTGAAATCCAGCTGACTGACCATCCGGCAATCCGGGAGAGAGTCTTATATTATCTCTCAAGACTGTATTCATCACAGATCTCAGCCGGAGATGGTTATCACCTGCTTAAGAAGACTATCTCCCTGGTTATTCTCGATTACAACCTGTTTGAGATTGAACCTATGCATACTATGTTCAGGCTTTATGACCGGAAGAATGAGATAGAATTAACTGATGTTTTGGAAGTTCACATTGTTGAACTGCCAAAACTTAAGTATGATGGTAGACAACATAAGAACGATCCGGAAATACCGTGGCTGATGTTTCTTAATGCAGCAACAAAGGAGGAATTAATAATGGCCGCAGAAGCTGAACCCAAAGTCGCGAAGGCATATGACCGCTTACGTGATATGAGTGAAGATGAAGAGAGCAGAAGGGCATATGAAGAGAGAATAACCGAGATAATCGAGGTCGATCTCAGGATGCATGCAGCTGAGGAGAGAGGAGAAAAGAGGGGAAGAGAAGAGGGAAGAGAAGAGGGAAGAGAAGAAGGAATAGAGGTAGGAGAGGAAATAGGAGAGATAAAGAAAGGTATTAGTGCCGCCAAAAAAATGATCTCACTTGGAATGGATGACGAGACCATAATTAAAGTGACCGAACTTCCGGCAGAAAAAATAGCTCAGCTCAGATCTGAAGCTGAATCTGAACCCAAAAACGAATCTGAGTGA
- a CDS encoding methyl-accepting chemotaxis protein — MSEVISVIVLEDSKDDAFFNLKELQKGGYETDSVCLDNAADFREALGRKEWDVIISDYDMGAFNGKEALKVLKERNDLDIPFILVSGAVGEDTAVELMKSGCNDFISKDSLSRLYPAVKREIKDAKIRKDGIKAQAELDRNLIEMKELTFRQNTMLEENPTPLILMDLNLNIKFVNRAYVKLSGYSKDKLLSMSARDFKVLEKSGQGLKEALATKSGVTGDITVEFPTGIKLIEQDTIPIADSEGNISDILAAYKDMTEIRRVNEYLHKEVIKVSENLENLAGGNLDISLEIEKPDEYTREAYENFNRINESMKALKIAVNNLVEDAGMLAEGGKNGRFDIRADISVHKGSFRQVIEGFNETLEAFIVPLNEAKRIALEYADNNFSARFDRKIEISGEFVEFAEALNNTGICLGETIAGVKEAVSKTNYNAKEVNKGTEDVGRAAEDVASTSQKTADVVEKLLVKMEDINNQIADLSASNEEIASTSQEVLKGALNVVDIGKEAQVAGDDAKHKMASVEEIAGKSVGEINSLKDQIAEVGTVVKIIYDITGQINLLALNAAIEAARAGEHGRGFAVVAGEVKNLAGEARQATDSIEKVVAAVQANSESAAAAITGANKEIITGAESVNNALEALNKIIISANQVQKDIGDITSAIENQADIANRVVSVTQEGTVMTQEVQNQSVELASLAEEASASVEEIASAVYEVTELTAGLRSEMDKFRL; from the coding sequence ATGAGCGAAGTTATATCAGTTATAGTTCTGGAAGATTCAAAGGATGACGCATTCTTTAACTTAAAAGAGCTTCAGAAGGGCGGATATGAGACCGACAGCGTCTGCCTTGACAATGCCGCAGACTTCAGAGAGGCACTCGGCAGGAAAGAATGGGATGTAATCATAAGTGACTATGACATGGGCGCTTTTAACGGTAAAGAGGCCTTAAAAGTCCTTAAGGAGAGAAATGACCTGGATATACCCTTCATCCTTGTATCCGGTGCTGTCGGAGAGGATACCGCCGTTGAGCTGATGAAGTCCGGATGCAATGATTTCATATCTAAAGACTCACTCTCACGGCTTTATCCGGCTGTGAAGCGTGAGATTAAAGACGCAAAAATCAGGAAGGACGGGATAAAAGCACAGGCTGAGCTTGACAGAAACTTAATCGAGATGAAGGAGCTGACATTCCGGCAGAATACCATGCTTGAGGAGAACCCGACTCCCCTTATACTGATGGATTTAAATCTAAATATAAAATTTGTCAACCGGGCATATGTGAAGCTGAGCGGATATTCAAAGGATAAGCTGCTCTCAATGTCGGCCCGTGACTTTAAGGTGCTTGAGAAGAGCGGGCAGGGGTTAAAGGAGGCACTCGCAACGAAGAGCGGTGTAACGGGCGATATAACGGTTGAGTTCCCCACCGGAATTAAGCTCATTGAGCAGGATACAATACCGATTGCAGACAGTGAGGGTAATATATCAGACATCCTCGCTGCATATAAGGATATGACTGAGATTAGAAGGGTCAATGAATATCTGCATAAGGAGGTCATAAAGGTCTCAGAGAATCTTGAAAATCTCGCCGGGGGAAATCTTGACATATCCCTTGAGATCGAAAAACCTGACGAATATACAAGGGAGGCATATGAGAACTTCAACCGGATTAATGAGAGCATGAAGGCCCTGAAAATTGCGGTCAATAATCTGGTTGAGGATGCCGGAATGCTTGCTGAGGGAGGGAAGAACGGCAGGTTTGACATCCGGGCCGATATTTCGGTTCACAAAGGCAGTTTCCGCCAGGTAATTGAAGGGTTCAATGAGACCCTTGAGGCGTTCATAGTGCCTTTAAATGAGGCAAAGAGGATAGCACTTGAATATGCCGACAATAACTTCTCTGCCAGATTTGACAGAAAGATAGAGATCTCAGGTGAGTTTGTGGAGTTTGCAGAGGCGCTGAACAATACCGGGATATGTCTTGGTGAGACTATAGCCGGGGTAAAAGAGGCGGTCTCCAAGACAAACTACAATGCAAAGGAAGTGAACAAAGGCACTGAGGATGTCGGACGGGCAGCAGAGGATGTCGCATCAACGAGCCAGAAGACGGCTGATGTCGTTGAAAAACTGCTTGTCAAGATGGAGGACATAAACAACCAGATTGCCGACCTTTCGGCCTCAAATGAGGAGATTGCCAGCACTTCGCAGGAGGTGCTAAAAGGGGCACTCAATGTTGTCGATATCGGTAAGGAGGCACAGGTTGCAGGGGATGATGCCAAGCATAAGATGGCAAGTGTTGAGGAGATAGCTGGAAAGAGTGTCGGTGAGATCAATTCACTGAAGGATCAGATAGCCGAGGTTGGTACGGTTGTGAAGATAATCTATGATATCACCGGACAGATCAACCTTCTTGCCCTGAACGCGGCGATTGAGGCGGCCCGTGCAGGTGAGCACGGTCGCGGTTTTGCAGTCGTTGCCGGAGAGGTTAAGAACCTTGCAGGCGAGGCAAGACAGGCGACTGACAGTATTGAGAAGGTCGTTGCAGCTGTTCAGGCCAACAGTGAGAGTGCGGCGGCGGCAATCACGGGGGCCAATAAGGAGATTATAACCGGAGCCGAGAGTGTAAACAACGCCCTTGAGGCGCTCAATAAGATTATTATAAGTGCAAACCAGGTGCAGAAGGACATCGGCGACATCACAAGCGCCATTGAGAACCAGGCAGATATTGCCAACAGGGTGGTGAGTGTCACGCAGGAAGGTACGGTTATGACACAGGAGGTTCAGAACCAGTCTGTTGAGCTTGCATCCCTTGCCGAGGAGGCCAGTGCTTCGGTTGAGGAGATTGCAAGTGCGGTATATGAGGTTACTGAACTTACTGCCGGACTTAGAAGTGAGATGGACAAATTCCGGCTTTGA
- a CDS encoding PAS domain-containing sensor histidine kinase, translating into MICKYYLSAMQNLKEYFRSISLQLIILITIICLSVSAYCLSIGVTIVFTHLFYIPIILVSYYYPKYGIKFAGFVSIVYLLSMALLPEINSGIIISALIRGLMFILVGIVVSYLSQIQKSAKEESEVNKNLFMELFNNIGSGIAIISRKDGGDEFILKSLNKKGMQIDSRREEEIHKTGHEINLREVERFNIYKEIMRVSDTGREEHFIREDINEEGIREWREFFIYTVPSGEIIVVFDDITGRKKQEKEILENGERLKLALNGARLTLFDYNLTEDTITINMQGREINSPIPETLPINEFYNYIHPDDLENFQAGITRIMNGDQKNISTISRIQSLNKEFRWYMLLGEIAEFSESYGPKRLIGISQDITDLRKYQESVEEANKKLNLLSSITRHDILNQVSALILYNRLLEGKIPPEEEEAKDYINKMDSISATIQKQISFTKEYHNLGVNAPSWQNLNDIIRHEEHIAYSGGLTLNDRSEDIEIFADQMINKVFYNLFENSGKYAEGAEAITVGFRTGDDGEGVITVEDDGCGIPDDKKKKIFDRGYGRNTGFGLFLTKEILDITNISIAERGAGGKGAKFEITVPKNRWRFTNSGQ; encoded by the coding sequence ATGATATGCAAATACTATTTATCAGCGATGCAAAATCTAAAAGAATATTTCCGGTCAATATCCCTCCAGCTTATTATTTTAATTACAATCATCTGCTTATCTGTCTCCGCATACTGCTTATCAATAGGCGTAACAATCGTATTTACGCACCTTTTTTATATCCCGATAATTCTTGTATCGTACTACTACCCGAAATATGGCATTAAATTTGCCGGATTTGTCAGCATAGTTTATCTGTTAAGCATGGCGCTCCTTCCGGAGATAAACTCCGGCATCATAATTTCGGCACTGATTCGTGGATTAATGTTCATACTTGTCGGAATTGTGGTCTCCTACCTCTCTCAAATCCAGAAGAGTGCAAAAGAAGAGTCTGAAGTCAATAAAAATCTCTTCATGGAACTCTTCAACAATATCGGCAGCGGTATTGCAATAATCAGCAGAAAAGACGGTGGAGATGAATTCATCCTTAAAAGTCTCAATAAAAAAGGGATGCAGATAGACAGCAGAAGAGAAGAAGAGATCCACAAAACTGGACATGAAATAAACCTTAGAGAAGTAGAGAGGTTTAATATCTACAAAGAAATTATGAGAGTATCAGATACCGGCAGGGAAGAGCACTTTATCAGGGAGGATATAAATGAAGAAGGTATCCGTGAATGGAGGGAATTTTTCATCTATACAGTCCCGTCCGGAGAGATAATCGTAGTCTTTGACGATATTACCGGGAGGAAAAAGCAGGAAAAAGAGATTTTGGAGAACGGAGAAAGGCTTAAACTGGCCTTAAATGGTGCAAGGCTTACACTGTTTGATTACAATCTGACTGAAGATACAATCACAATTAATATGCAGGGCCGTGAAATTAACTCTCCCATTCCGGAGACACTACCTATAAATGAATTTTATAATTACATACACCCTGACGATCTTGAGAATTTCCAGGCAGGTATTACCAGAATAATGAACGGAGATCAAAAAAATATCTCTACTATAAGCAGAATTCAGTCACTGAACAAAGAATTCAGATGGTACATGCTATTAGGCGAAATTGCGGAATTTTCAGAATCCTACGGGCCAAAGCGGCTCATTGGTATATCACAGGATATAACGGACCTGAGAAAATACCAGGAGAGTGTTGAAGAGGCGAACAAAAAATTAAACCTCCTCTCAAGCATAACCCGCCATGACATCCTCAACCAGGTCTCAGCATTAATTCTTTATAACCGGCTTCTTGAGGGTAAAATTCCGCCTGAAGAAGAAGAGGCAAAGGATTACATCAATAAAATGGATTCAATATCAGCAACAATCCAGAAACAGATATCATTTACAAAAGAATACCACAACCTCGGCGTAAATGCCCCGTCATGGCAGAACTTAAACGATATAATCAGGCACGAAGAGCATATAGCATACTCCGGAGGTCTCACATTAAATGACCGTTCTGAAGATATAGAAATATTTGCCGACCAGATGATCAACAAAGTATTCTACAACCTCTTTGAAAATTCCGGAAAATACGCTGAAGGGGCAGAGGCAATCACAGTCGGTTTCAGAACCGGAGATGACGGTGAAGGTGTAATCACAGTTGAGGATGACGGATGCGGAATTCCGGACGACAAAAAAAAGAAGATCTTTGACCGTGGTTATGGCCGAAATACCGGATTTGGGCTGTTCCTTACAAAAGAGATTCTTGACATAACAAACATATCAATAGCAGAGAGAGGGGCCGGCGGGAAAGGTGCAAAGTTTGAGATAACTGTCCCGAAGAACAGGTGGAGATTCACAAATTCCGGTCAGTGA
- a CDS encoding ATP-binding protein, with the protein MDPNMQMALESQNPWWFSKTFNTGIDRLQMFPEIMQYLKAKEVLILTGARRTGKSTIVYQIIDHLLKSGTNKENILYVNLDEPLFMSMADDPQLLGRIIEEYKSSRAKDGILYLCIDEIQNYRYWAYAVKTFYDTKEDIKCILSGSTSSTLKNDAAMRLSGRYLTCTIYPLSFQEFLTFKGDKNPPLIEKTQFFEEYLKFGGYPRIVLEEDRDLRQKILKNYYETIYLKDIILPNNLRNSSDLINLLYYLISNPANLCSYNKIAEIQHVSPETVKEYIEYAQNCYLLYTLMKFSYSVKKQIANPKKIYALDTGLINAVSFSFSENKGRILENYVFNCLNRNFDGIYYHKERYECDFVVKSKDKIALAMQVTLSLKDPDTKKREIRGLKEAMDSYSLSKGYIITESEKDVIITDNKKIYIIPAYDLEKETENESENISA; encoded by the coding sequence ATGGACCCAAATATGCAGATGGCACTTGAAAGCCAGAACCCCTGGTGGTTTTCAAAGACTTTCAATACCGGAATTGACCGCCTGCAGATGTTCCCGGAGATAATGCAGTATTTAAAAGCCAAAGAGGTCCTCATCCTGACCGGAGCAAGAAGGACCGGCAAATCAACCATTGTCTATCAGATCATTGACCATCTGCTAAAATCAGGGACAAATAAGGAGAATATTCTGTATGTCAACCTTGACGAACCACTTTTTATGTCAATGGCAGATGACCCACAGCTTCTCGGAAGGATTATCGAAGAGTACAAAAGCAGCAGGGCAAAAGACGGGATACTGTATCTCTGCATAGATGAAATTCAGAATTACAGATACTGGGCATATGCTGTAAAGACTTTTTACGACACTAAAGAGGATATAAAATGCATCCTTTCCGGTTCAACATCATCAACCCTCAAAAATGATGCAGCTATGAGATTATCCGGAAGATATCTCACATGCACCATTTATCCGTTGTCTTTTCAGGAATTCCTGACATTTAAAGGAGATAAAAACCCGCCACTCATTGAAAAAACACAGTTCTTTGAGGAATACCTGAAGTTTGGAGGCTACCCCCGTATTGTCCTTGAAGAGGACAGGGATCTCAGACAAAAGATCCTGAAGAACTATTATGAAACAATCTATCTAAAAGACATAATACTCCCCAATAATCTCCGGAACAGTTCAGACCTTATAAACCTCCTCTACTATCTGATATCAAATCCGGCAAACCTCTGTTCATATAATAAAATAGCAGAAATCCAGCATGTATCTCCTGAAACAGTGAAGGAATACATTGAATATGCGCAGAACTGCTATCTGCTGTACACTCTCATGAAGTTCAGCTACTCAGTAAAAAAACAGATTGCCAACCCAAAGAAGATATATGCACTTGACACCGGACTTATCAATGCCGTATCTTTTTCATTCTCTGAGAATAAAGGTAGAATTCTTGAAAATTATGTTTTTAACTGTCTTAACCGGAACTTTGACGGGATTTATTACCATAAGGAAAGATACGAATGTGACTTTGTTGTAAAATCCAAAGATAAAATCGCCCTTGCAATGCAGGTAACTCTGTCGCTTAAAGATCCGGACACAAAAAAAAGAGAAATTCGCGGACTTAAAGAAGCTATGGACAGTTACAGTCTTTCAAAGGGATATATCATAACAGAGAGTGAAAAAGATGTGATAATAACGGATAACAAAAAGATCTATATCATTCCGGCTTATGATCTTGAAAAGGAGACTGAAAATGAATCAGAAAACATATCCGCCTGA
- a CDS encoding Rpn family recombination-promoting nuclease/putative transposase: MLRRNFPPEITTPDGSFIMSPKNDFAFRLLFGDEKNKDITIAFLRAMLHIPVKDIKIKDPFLLKQVSGDKTGILDIRIVLDSGVQVDVEIQLTDHPAIRERVLYYLSRLYSSQISAGDGYHLLKKTISLVILDYNLFEIEPMHTMFRLYDRKNEIELTDVLEVHIVELPKLKYDGRQHKNDPEIPWLMFLNAATKEELIMAAEAEPKVAKAYERLRDMSEDEESRRAYEERITEIIEVDLRMHAAEERGER; the protein is encoded by the coding sequence ATGTTAAGACGCAATTTTCCCCCTGAAATTACAACGCCTGACGGTTCTTTCATCATGTCTCCAAAGAACGACTTTGCCTTTCGGCTGCTCTTTGGCGATGAGAAGAATAAAGATATCACAATAGCCTTTCTAAGGGCAATGCTTCATATTCCGGTCAAGGACATAAAGATTAAAGACCCCTTCCTCTTAAAGCAGGTTTCCGGAGATAAGACCGGGATACTTGACATCCGGATTGTTCTTGATTCCGGAGTTCAGGTTGATGTTGAAATCCAGTTAACTGACCATCCGGCAATCCGGGAGAGAGTCTTATATTATCTCTCAAGACTGTATTCATCACAGATCTCAGCCGGAGATGGTTATCACCTGCTTAAGAAGACTATCTCTCTGGTTATTCTCGATTACAACCTGTTTGAGATTGAACCTATGCATACTATGTTCAGGCTTTATGACCGGAAGAATGAGATAGAATTAACTGATGTTTTGGAAGTTCACATTGTTGAACTGCCAAAACTTAAGTATGATGGTAGACAACATAAGAACGATCCGGAAATACCGTGGCTGATGTTTCTTAATGCAGCAACAAAGGAGGAATTAATAATGGCCGCAGAAGCTGAACCCAAAGTCGCGAAGGCGTATGAACGCTTACGTGATATGAGTGAAGATGAAGAGAGCAGAAGGGCATATGAAGAGAGAATAACCGAGATAATCGAGGTCGATCTCAGGATGCATGCAGCTGAGGAGAGAGGAGAAAGAG
- a CDS encoding nucleotidyltransferase domain-containing protein: MISQQINAKGISEILKTEDRIAVLRYASVNTSFTATDVVASTRKTKGFVSRYLNLLLKAGYITSQGRNYFWVDNAETQSLKRYLNIQLLMSVLKLPEWAKGIGCYGSFVKGTNNTDSDLDLFVFVEKYSYELEIKAAKIERNTEKVIGSETNILILTEDKLMEMQENDQPFYNSLIRTAVTLRGVHIEEY; the protein is encoded by the coding sequence ATGATATCTCAGCAGATAAACGCCAAAGGGATTTCTGAAATCCTAAAAACTGAAGACAGAATTGCAGTCCTGCGTTATGCTTCGGTGAATACATCTTTTACAGCAACTGATGTAGTAGCTTCAACCCGTAAAACCAAAGGTTTTGTTTCGCGTTATCTCAATCTGCTGTTAAAGGCCGGATATATCACATCACAGGGGAGAAATTATTTCTGGGTTGATAATGCTGAAACACAGTCACTAAAAAGATACTTAAATATACAGTTGCTGATGTCAGTTCTGAAACTTCCGGAGTGGGCAAAAGGAATCGGATGCTATGGCAGTTTTGTAAAAGGCACCAATAATACAGACAGTGACCTTGACCTCTTTGTATTTGTAGAAAAATATTCCTACGAACTGGAGATAAAAGCTGCAAAAATTGAGAGAAATACTGAAAAAGTTATCGGTTCAGAAACAAACATTCTGATACTGACAGAGGATAAACTAATGGAAATGCAGGAGAATGATCAGCCGTTTTACAACAGTCTTATCAGGACTGCAGTTACTTTAAGGGGTGTTCACATTGAGGAGTATTGA
- a CDS encoding YgiT-type zinc finger protein, with protein sequence MKEIPAYICNQCREAYFTPEISRKIDEIMKRLPQ encoded by the coding sequence ATCAAAGAGATCCCTGCATATATATGCAACCAGTGCAGAGAAGCATATTTCACACCGGAAATTTCCCGCAAAATTGATGAAATTATGAAAAGACTTCCACAATGA
- a CDS encoding HEPN domain-containing protein yields MRSIDECFRKKLLRKVEPSKKKAEESLKIAEAHPEEAEQALSAGAKRMAISGAYMGWFHSSRAVLFRDGIREKSHYCIELYPENLCQIRLS; encoded by the coding sequence TTGAGGAGTATTGATGAATGTTTCAGGAAGAAACTCCTCCGAAAGGTTGAACCATCAAAGAAAAAAGCTGAAGAATCGTTAAAAATTGCTGAGGCCCATCCTGAAGAAGCAGAACAGGCACTATCAGCCGGAGCAAAAAGAATGGCAATTTCAGGTGCATATATGGGTTGGTTTCACTCATCACGTGCTGTATTATTCAGAGATGGCATCCGGGAGAAAAGCCATTACTGTATAGAACTGTATCCTGAAAACCTATGTCAAATCAGGTTATCCTGA